The genomic DNA AAGTAACGTTGTTGTCTCCAGGTGAACCGGTACGTCCGGCCGGTGCGCCAGCGCTGTTGTTGAGTGCCGGAGTCGCGAATAGCAATCCTGCCGCAGGCAGTAATAAAAACAAGTAGCTTTTTTTCATGAGCAGAGTAGTTTTGCAGTTTTACAAATTAATGGCGGAACAATAAATCTCGTACATTTGTTCCGCTTTTTAAAGGACCCAAGTCACCATGGCCAAGACCGATCTATTTCAATCCCCGGATTACTACCAATTCGACGAACTCCTCAGCGAGGAACACAAACTCGTTCGTAACGCTACCCGCGATTGGGTCAAGCGTGAGCTAAGCCCGATCATCGAGGATTATGCGCAGCGCGCCGAATTTCCAAAACACATCATTCAAGGGCTGGCCGAAATTGGTGCCTTTGGACCGTACATTCCGGAAGAATACGGCGGGGCCGGACTCGACCAGATGTCGTACGGACTCATGATGCAGGAGATCGAGCGAGGCGACTCTGGAATTAGATCTACGTGTTCGGTGCAGAGTTCGTTGGTTATGTACCCCATTTTCGCGTACGGAAACGAAGAGCAAAAGCAAAAGTATTTGCCCAAACTCGCTTCAGGTGAGTACGTTGGGTGTTTCGGCTTAACCGAACCTAATTTTGGCTCGAATCCGGGTGGAATGGTGACCAACTTCAAAGACGATGGCGATCACGTGATCCTCAACGGTGCCAAAATGTGGATCTCGAACGCTCCTTTTGCCGATATCGCGGTCGTTTGGGCCAAAAGCGAAGAAGGGCGTATTCACGGGCTTGTGGTAGAGCGCGGAATGGAAGGGTTCAGCACGCCTGAAACATACGGCAAATGGAGCTTGCGCGCGAGTGCTACGGGAGAGCTCGTATTCGAGAACGTGCGCGTACCAAAGGCCAACATTTTGCCGAACAAATCGGGCCTCGGAGCCCCGCTCGGTTGCCTCGATAGCGCTCGTTACGGTATCGCGTGGGGG from Flavobacteriales bacterium includes the following:
- a CDS encoding acyl-CoA dehydrogenase family protein produces the protein MAKTDLFQSPDYYQFDELLSEEHKLVRNATRDWVKRELSPIIEDYAQRAEFPKHIIQGLAEIGAFGPYIPEEYGGAGLDQMSYGLMMQEIERGDSGIRSTCSVQSSLVMYPIFAYGNEEQKQKYLPKLASGEYVGCFGLTEPNFGSNPGGMVTNFKDDGDHVILNGAKMWISNAPFADIAVVWAKSEEGRIHGLVVERGMEGFSTPETYGKWSLRASATGELVFENVRVPKANILPNKSGLGAPLGCLDSARYGIAWGAIGAAMDCYDTALRYSKERVQFDRPIGGFQLQQKKLAEMITEITKAQALTYRLGQLNNEGRATSAQISMAKRNNVDMALTIARDARQMLGGMGITGDYPIMRHMMNLESVVTYEGTHDIHLLITGLDVTGLNAFK